From one Plasmodium malariae genome assembly, chromosome: 12 genomic stretch:
- the PmUG01_12063400 gene encoding RAP protein, putative, with protein MLSSSNIPVKLYQVRKFRFYIVAFFSTNKEKNVLKKAIEINKEILKNGNLLEIIKIINKNKKNTNIINYVTFFHRSMQLIHNNNFLYLKYKAHITTEIEDKINIIFHYLNNNDNIKKVKNNYNKRLFSSFIWSLCKYYTILKEHNNSSAFHTINQIGLTSVHCLNGVKNIKEALLNIEEQHAHRHTIINNIIYSCTNYEGNLFFTDLFEEGNKKSYRGTNNSNNESRHNQSYLNVLDHEKGKELLKNNYDYGITPRMHYTFNGFNLLCRYANACLPSLSASRYVVVLWALSKLNKQYKEMHEKYYKRSISLVPVLKNKELIILLFSYSYVNFTNFHFYIRIKNFIINKNIHKQIIQENNQESLVSMLLSFVNRNIFFPDLFESTIAYILGTKHFLHSLGNKELITILFCICKSPFLYMPEGNKSNKLEKKGIVKRNIVLYELLKKKIMKRCNVVDSLKGENIRIYRSMMDHVSRMKKIIDISSNITCTFENLALIIWSLCLKYIYSAKLFLYSFIQLNKLMKNVNYIYNSYDTLTNFYFSFLSFIMEDESLMNLYFNRQEENALYILNDSINFLMHNFNVFKYVISMHQRKHDVEVSSMQKDIFIILSNNLKYSNEMTLIHEYKNPLNMSIDILLFRKDKYTQWMKINKEMSHEESSSCKEVDSAHTNSSGMCINYGGGNTPPNGNINVKQKWNKKKDPPLLFFLNCKYYSSINFRSIRSLKVGEIFSVKLNKYTVVYSSSINKKSLCLTDNKKIMKNYEIGTNLYGFIERIKNLDDRNYPHALRVIHNDLIFFFDKHFAYINEKDMISFFYKYSSFFPHFCKIKGIITHLNKLLKVFSFFIDFTLSSILNQRNKNILLLSDVSWVYFRYMKFLLLFSKGVDIDRMAQGGIAQGIIGQGGISQGRVGQGGIAQGRVGQGGIAQGRVGQGGMAQVAIPHSELPPNDVLSVQSGTSRGLLLQEINKITTIFDKIIKRKIIDENIMKHASSKTTALFISIYAHLENSVDMMHYLQDNIFDDITFTIKDMLFILSALSRCNNVWGIEKYFCKKFIENIGNCKVNDLVEFTYLCAELKSSNHYISCGITNKINSFVVRSSEVESESYSKEIKGNFFSGKGRDFSHNDCSVPLKFIDTFEQEQFALFVRNCYRMHCFDRSFFDFLCDVALRKCKILNVKSLCIILPCFSRIYCLYSVGSTLRGSSTQRNKRITGNDGNHDDHGDYSNHGNIGKHDHQNDRGHGFLHRSDGIKVKNEQNDYLEKDIYHCRYNVPESLKQLVQYAEKRILSSKEFNFPNFCYYMESITLLKIENKKLYNMCIEQTLKRVENNLLLSEKDVKLLGKVLWCLSYYHKTEFLFSLKIISFILKYKIYQNVIIENYISIFLYFIKSRVYNKNLFHNMGQVILLNITLNDYFNSENVNTKHFKLKVITELYATMAWAYAFTYCPDDELAGVEYEEREKRISKNFSGKWEKCCEMAINDNTVGGENTVRSENTLLSENTLLSENTLLSENTLLSENTLLRDNTAGNGKGIKRGGKRVSPFLHTNDSKFLAKIYDYIFNEISILEKYDDVSLLLLSRYLWGVSIVNVINEKILNFINIYNWDDIKIMEYNQMYLHMIFTLWLRIKYSSLNFKLSKSFLKFKDQIFILLKKNYYKNSTIKKNNNISTFHQQICQILDKHNVTYENEYITEDLFAIDIRIKRENLREKIAIEIDGPSHHLLVLNEIYQTHPANVKKKYVRCGTTYFKSNLLKKSGWTLINIASYEWNKLKKGERDAYVIQKLSTISKCLKFCSLKCNEVV; from the exons ATGTTGAGTTCTTCCAACATACCCGTTAAGTTATACCAAGTACGCAAATTCAGATTTTACATAGTTGCGTTTTTTTCCacaaataaagaaaagaatgtACTGAAGAAAGctatagaaataaataaggaaatattaaaaaatggaaaccTTCTtgagataataaaaataataaataagaataagaaaaatacgAACATAATAAACTATGTAACATTTTTTCATAGATCAATGCAGTTAATACACaacaataattttctttacttaaaatataaggCACATATTACTACAGAAATAGAAGAcaaaattaacataatttttcattacttaaataataatgacaaTATAAAGAAGGTAAAAAATAACTACAACAAACGCTTATTTTCTTCCTTTATCTGGTCACTCTGTAAATATTATACCATTTTAAAAGAACATAACAATAGTTCTGCTTTTCACACAATAAACCAAATCGGTTTAACAAGCGTTCACTGTCTCAATGgagtgaaaaatataaaagaggCTCTACTAAATATAGAAGAGCAACATGCACACCGTcatacaataataaataatataatctATAGCTGCACTAATTATGAgggtaatttattttttacagaCCTTTTTGAGGAAGGGAACAAAAAGAGTTACAGAGGGACAAACAATAGCAACAACGAGAGCAGGCACAATCAAAGCTACTTAAATGTGCTAGACCATGAAAAAGGGAAGGAATTACTCAAAAATAACTATGACTATGGAATTACTCCACGCATGCATTACACATTCAATGGCTTCAATTTATTGTGCAGGTATGCAAACGCATGTTTACCGTCCTTAAGTGCGTCTCGTTATGTTGTTGTTCTTTGGGCGTTAAGCAAACTAAATAAACAGTACAAAGAAATGCATGAAAAGTATTACAAAAGAAGTATTAGTCTTGTACcggttttaaaaaataaggagcttataattttgttgttctcttattcatatgtaaactttacaaattttcatttttatataaggataaaaaattttattataaataaaaatatacataaacagaTAATACAAGAGAATAACCAGGAATCTTTAGTTAGCATGCTTTTGTCATTTGTTAAtcgaaatatattttttccagaTTTATTTGAAAGTACAATTGCTTACATCCTAGGGacaaaacattttttacattcgTTAGGGAATAAAGAActaataacaattttattcTGTATATGCAAAAGcccatttttatatatgccTGAGGGGAATAAATCtaataaattagaaaagaaaggaattgtaaagagaaatattgttttgtacgaattattaaaaaagaaaattatgaaaagatGTAATGTAGTAGATAGTTTGAAAGGGGAAAACATTCGAATTTATAGAAGCATGATGGATCATGTTTcgagaatgaaaaaaataattgatatAAGTAGTAATATCACTTGTACTTTTGAAAATTTGGCTTTAATTATATGGTCCCTATgtcttaaatatatttattctgcAAAGTTGTTTCTGTATAGTTTTATTCAATtgaataaattaatgaaaaatgtaaattatatatataattcttatgACACCTtaacaaatttttacttttcctttttatcttttataatGGAAGATGAGTCattaatgaatttatattttaatagacAAGAAGAAAATGCTTTGTATATCTTAAATGACTCTATTAATTTTCTCatgcataattttaatgtattcaAATATGTAATAAGTATGCATCAAAGAAAACATGATGTAGAAGTGTCAAGCATGCAAAAagatatattcattatactGAGCAATAATTTAAAGTACTCCAATGAAATGACTTTAATACATGAATACAAAAACCCTCTGAATATGTCTATAGATATTCTGTTATTTAGAAAGGACAAATATACACAGtggatgaaaataaataaggaGATGTCGCATGAAGAGAGCTCTTCCTGCAAAGAGGTGGATAGTGCACATACGAACTCCAGTGGAATGTGTATAAATTATGGGGGGGGAAATACCCCCCCTAATGgtaatattaatgtaaagcaaaaatggaacaaaaaaaaagatccaccacttttgttttttttaaattgtaaatattacTCTTCAATAAATTTTCGCTCAATCCGATCATTAAAGGTAGGGGAGATTTTCTcagtaaaattaaacaaatatactGTTGTGTACTCGTCttcaattaataaaaaaagcttGTGCTTAACTGACAATAAAAAGATCATGAAAAATTACGAAATAGGAACTAATTTGTATGGATTCATTGAAAGAATCAAAAATTTAGATGATAGAAATTATCCTCATGCATTAAGAGTTATACATAACGATttgattttcttttttgataaacattttgcttatataaatgaaaaggatatgattagttttttttataaatattcttcttttttccctcacttttgtaaaataaaggGTATAATAACACATTTAAATAAACTCTTAAAggtcttttcttttttcatcgATTTTACCCTTTCGTCTATTTTGAACCAGAGAAACAAGAACATTCTTCTGCTTAGTGATGTGTCCTGGGTGTACTTCAGGTACAtgaaatttttgttattgttCTCGAAAGGGGTAGACATAGACAGAATGGCGCAAGGCGGAATAGCACAAGGCATAATAGGGCAAGGCGGAATATCACAAGGCAGAGTAGGGCAAGGCGGAATAGCACAAGGAAGAGTAGGGCAAGGCGGAATAGCACAAGGCAGAGTAGGGCAAGGCGGAATGGCTCAAGTTGCAATTCCACATAGCGAATTACCGCCAAACGATGTACTTTCTGTCCAAAGTGGTACAAGCAGAGGACTACTTTtacaagaaataaataaaataacaaccatatttgataaaataataaaaagaaaaataatagacGAAAATATAATGAAGCATGCATCGTCCAAAACTACGGCTCTTTTCATTTCTATTTATGCACACCTTGAAAATTCAGTTGATATGATGCACTATTTACAGGACAATATTTTTGATGACATCACATTTACTATAAAAGATAtgctatttattttaagtgCTTTATCTAGATGCAATAATGTATGGGGTAtcgaaaaatatttttgtaaaaaatttattgaaaatatagGTAACTGCAAAGTAAATGATTTAGTTGAGTTTACGTATTTATGTGCAGAGTTAAAAAGTAGTAACCATTACATAAGTTGTGGTATTACTAACAAAATCAATTCATTTGTTGTCAGATCGTCAGAAGTGGAAAGTGAAAGTTATAGTAAAGAAATcaaaggaaattttttttcaggTAAAGGAAGAGACTTTTCCCATAATGACTGTAGTGTAccattaaaatttattgataCATTTGAACAGGAGCAGTTTGCTCTCTTTGTAAGAAACTGCTACCGAATGCACTGCTTTGATAGGAGTTTTTTTGATTTCCTATGTGACGTAGCAttaagaaaatgtaaaattctAAATGTAAAAAGTCTGTGTATTATCTTGCCCTGCTTTTCCCGCATATACTGTCTTTACAGTGTTGGAAGTACACTCCGAGGAAGTAGTACTCAAAGGAATAAAAGGATTACCGGAAATGATGGAAATCATGACGACCATGGCGATTACAGCAATCATGGAAATATTGGAAAGCATGATCATCAGAATGATCGTGGACATGGTTTCCTCCACAGAAGTGACGgtattaaagtaaaaaatgagCAGAATGATTATTtggaaaaagatatatatcaCTGTCGGTACAACGTTCCTGAGTCCCTAAAACAGTTAGTACAATATgcagaaaaaagaattttatcaagtaaagaatttaattttcctaatttttgttattatatggAATCAATTACTTTActtaaaattgaaaataaaaagttgtATAATATGTGTATAGAACAAACATTGAAAAGAGTGGAAAATAATTTACTGCTTAGTGAAAAGGACGTAAAGTTGCTGGGGAAAGTATTGTGGTGTTTATCTTATTATCACAAAACagagtttttattttcattaaaaattattagttttattttaaaatataagatatatcaaaatgtaataatagaaaattatatttccatttttttgtactttaTTAAATCTAGGGTATATAACAAAAACTTATTTCATAATATGGGGCAAGTTATCTTGttaaatataacattaaatgattattttaaTTCCGAAAATGTGAATACAAAACATTTTAAGCTGAAAGTAATTACTGAATTGTATGCTACAATGGCATGGGCGTATGCTTTTACGTACTGTCCCGATGATGAATTAGCGGGGGTGGAATATGAAGAGAGAGAGAAAAGGATCAGCAAAAATTTTAGTggaaaatgggaaaaatgtTGTGAAATGGCAATAAATGACAATACTGTGGGTGGTGAAAATACTGTTCGTAGTGAAAATACTCTGCTTAGTGAAAATACTCTGCTTAGTGAAAATACTCTGCTCAGTGAAAATACTTTGCTTAGTGAAAATACTCTGCTTAGGGACAACACTGCAGGCAATGGAAAGGGCATAAAGAGAGGGGGAAAAAGAGTATCCCCATTTTTGCATACAAATGATTCGAAATTCTTAGCGAAAATATACgactatatttttaatgaaataagtATTCTGGAAAAGTATGATGATGTatctcttttattattatcaagATATTTATGGGGTGTTTCTATTGTGAAtgtaataaatgaaaaaatactgaattttataaatatatataattgggatgatattaaaattatggaATACAATCAAATGTACCTGCACATGATATTTACGTTATGGTTAAGGataaaatattcttctttaaattttaaacttTCAAAAAGTTTCCTAAAATTCAAAGatcaaatttttattcttttaaaaaaaaattattataaaaatagcaCAATTAAGAAGAATAACAACATATCTACTTTTCACCAACAAATATGTCAAATATTAGACAAACATAACGTAACGtatgaaaatgaatatattacgGAAGATCTTTTCGCCATcgatataagaataaaaagggaaaatttGAGGGAAAAAATTGCTATCGAAATTGATGGTCCTTCTCACCACTTACTCGTCTTGAACGAGATTTACCAGACACACCCTGCAAACGTTAagaa GAAGTATGTGAGGTGTGGAACAACTTATTTTAAGAGTAATCTTCTGAAAAAAAGTGGGTGGACACTGATTAACATAGCGTCTTATGAATGGAATAAACTAAAGAAGGGTGAAAGAGATGCATATGTAATTCAAAAACTGTCGACAATTAGTAAGTGTCTAAAGTTCTGTTCtttaaaatgtaatgaaGTGGTTTGA
- the PmUG01_12063500 gene encoding pyridine nucleotide transhydrogenase, putative — MRRTILGLLIFTFYSLIAEKANCKLNLRNSLKNYYNQEDNNNNNSNNFQIKLPIVNFPPNNSNKGNHKDNEDNNIDYSMINNKNYERYGKARNASGWDADQTELSSYSFVPSLLNAVYLFSSLCFILCLTGLNDHKTSKRGNVLGFIGIVAAILVTFSQVGFGFRYELFLLIVIPAIIIGLCIAHYVSMIQLPQLVALFHSFVGLAALFVGFSKYHSESFEKYGMSKIHLIELFLGTFIGAITFIGSLVAAGKLSGILDSKSLKLKIKKLVNIICVVVLIILGYYFITIPLVYLKTICLYISFLVELFLGFHLIASIGGADMPVVISALNSYSGFATAISGFLLHNNLLIISGSLIGSSGAILSYIMCIGMNRDIFNIILGGWDDDEEFNSQSIQDKVISNNKKKNTVNSITHKYVAENLINAKNIIIVPGYGTAVSKCQRELAEICTILKTRKINVNFAIHPVAGRMPGHLNVLLAEANIPYNIVKEMDEINSFIANADIVLVVGANDIVNPSSLDPSSKIYGMPVIDVWKAKQVIILKRSLNTGYSCIDNPLFYFPNTYMLFGDAKHLTNQILSILNDYVSHKYPEVSLDNIKMAEQESDMFSFHSLSESSQSLGDAHIDEENYPMARRIIGLVKDDIKLETDDMREQILCEKEQGKEKIEKADINLSIVPLTPKFIPKLRRMGFRILVEKDIGTSILIDDEQYKKYGGEIVSREIIFKQSNIILKVDPPTKNFINEIPNNTVLISYFWPSINQKMLEQIVENKEKNNITYLAIDEVPRSTRAQKLDVRSSMSNLQGYRAVIESFFTLPRFSKSSITAAGKINPAKVFVIGAGVAGLQAIITAKSMGAIVYSYDSRSSTEEEVKSCGGIFVKIPMDEDEKKKKKINVDMNTNLLSEEYLHIQRNLFKKIIKSCDILICSASNPGTTSPKLVTTDMIKLMKAGSVAVDLSTEFGDKINNWGGNIECSQSNKNIIINGVYVLGRDKIERNMPLQASDLFSMNMINLLEEMGGGLQFNVDISNDIIKSLVVIKGGNILYSPDKSVDKLIKSESVFISEQKDHTEDSSSTYSKNKQTVKYPNGARLTDKFIDSDLFFYISLMFVILITLLAGTIFSQSDLHQFFLFTLSIIVGYYCVWSITPSLHTPLMSVTNALSGVIIIGSMIEYGNDFKSLSSILSMIATFLSAVNLSGGFYITKRMLDMFFK, encoded by the exons ATGAGGAGAACAATACTGGGGCtacttatttttactttttactCACTCATTGCGGAAAAAGCGAATTGCAAATTGAATTTGAGAAAcagtttaaaaaattattataatcaggaagacaacaacaacaataatagtaacaattttcaaataaaactACCTATTGTCAATTTCCCCccaaataatagtaataaaggCAATCATAAGGACAATGAAGACAATAATATTGATTATAGCATgataaacaataaaaattatgaaagaTATGGGAAAGCAAGAAACGCAAGTGGATGGGATGCTGATCAGACTGAGTTATCTTCGTATTCGTTTGTACCTTCCTTATTAAATGCcgtttatttgttttcctCCTTATGTTTTATACTCTGTTTAACAGGTTTAAATGACCACAAAACATCTAAAAGAGGAAATGTACTAGGTTTTATAGGAATAGTAGCAGCAATACTGGTAACCTTCAGTCAAGTAGGGTTCGGTTTCAgatatgaattatttttgttaattgtAATACCAGCTATTATTATTGGATTGTGTATTGCTCATTATGTTAGTATGATTCAGTTACCACAATTAGTTGCTTTATTTCATAGTTTTGTTGGTTTAGCTGCATTATTTGTAGGATTTTCTAAATATCATTCTGAATCTTTTGAAAAGTATGGAATGagtaaaatacatttaatagaACTATTTTTAGGTACTTTTATCGGTGCAATAACTTTTATTGGGTCATTAGTAGCAGCTGGTAAATTAAGTGGAATTTTAGATAGTAAATcattaaaattgaaaataaaaaaattggtaaatataatatgtgttGTTGTTCTTATAATACTtggatattattttattactattcCGTTAGTTTACTTAAAGactatatgtttatatatttcttttctggTTGAATTGTTTCTTGGATTTCATTTAATAGCATCTATAGGTGGAGCAGATATGCCTGTAGTTATAAGTGCCTTAAATTCTTATTCAGGTTTTGCTACAGCAATAAGTGGTTTTTTGCTTCACAACAATTTGTTAATTATATCAGGATCACTTATAGGTTCTTCAGGAGCTATTTTGTcatatattatgtgtataGGAATGAATAGAGatatattcaatattatattagGTGGTTGGGATGACGATGAAGAGTTTAATAGTCAATCAATACAAGATAAAGTaatatcaaataataaaaagaaaaatacagtAAATTCAATTACCCATAAATATGTTGCTGAAAATCTAATCaatgcaaaaaatattattattgtccCAGGCTATGGTACAGCTGTTAGTAAATGTCAAAGAGAATTAGCCGAAATTTGTACCATATTAAAAACAAGAAAGATAAATGTGAATTTTGCTATACATCCAGTTGCTGGAAGAATGCCAGGTCATTTAAACGTTCTACTAGCAGAAGCTAATATACcatataatattgttaaaGAAATGGATGAAATCAATTCATTCATAGCTAATGCAGACATAGTTTTAGTTGTTGGAGCTAATGATATTGTTAATCCATCTTCCTTAGATCCATCcagtaaaatatatggaaTGCCTGTTATTGATGTATGGAAAGCTAAACaagtaattattttaaaaagaagtTTAAATACTGGTTATTCATGTATTGACAATCCTCTGTTTTATTTCCCCAATACATACATGCTTTTTGGAGATGCTAAACATTTGACTAACCAAATATTAAGTATTCTAAATGATTATGTAAGTCACAAGTACCCTGAAGTTTCAttagataatataaaaatggcTGAACAAGAATCAGAtatgttttcttttcattcCCTGTCTGAGAGTTCACAAAGTTTAGGTGATGCACATATAGACGAGGAAAACTATCCAATGGCTAGAAGAATAATAGGATTGGTAAAGGATGACATAAAATTAGAGACAGATGATATGAGAGAACAAATTCTTTGTGAGAAAGAACAAGGTAAGGAAAAAATCGAAAAAGCAGATATTAACCTGTCTATTGTCCCCCTAACACCCAAATTCATACCAAAATTAAGAAGAATGGGATTTCGAATATTAGTAGAAAAAGATATAGGAACAAGTATACTAATAGATGATGAGCAgtacaaaaaatatggtGGTGAAATAGTCTCTAGAGAAATAATCTTTAAACAGAGTAATATCATATTAAAAGTTGATCCACCAACaaagaattttattaatgaaatacCAAATAACACTGTATTAATTAGCTACTTTTGGCCAAGTATAAACCAAAAGATGTTAGAACAAATTgtagaaaataaagaaaagaataatattacttATCTAGCTATTGATGAAGTACCTAGATCTACTCGTGCACAAAAATTAGATGTTAGAAGTTCTATGAGCAATTTACAAGGATATAGAGCTGTTATAGaatctttttttactttaccAAGATTTAGTAAATCCTCTATCACAGCAGCAGGGAAAATTAATCCCGCGAAGGTCTTTGTTATAGGAGCAGGGGTCGCAGGTTTACAAGCAATTATAACTGCAAAGAGCATGGGAGCTATTGTGTATTCATACGATTCAAGATCATCAACAGAGGAAGAAGTGAAAAGTTGTGGTGggatatttgtaaaaataccAATGGatgaagatgaaaaaaaaaaaaaaaaaataaatgtagatATGAATACGAACTTATTGAGTGAAGAATATTTACACATAcaaagaaatttatttaaaaaaataattaaaagttgtgatattttaatatgttcaGCATCTAATCCTGGAACAACTTCTCCAAAATTAGTTACTACTGATATGATCAAGTTAATGAAGGCAGGAAGTGTAGCTGTTGACTTAAGTACAGAATTTGGAGATAAGATAAATAACTGGGGAGGAAATATCGAATGTTCTCaatcaaataaaaacattattattaatggTGTGTATGTATTAGGTAGAGATAAAATAGAAAGAAATATGCCATTGCAAGCCTCTGATTTGTTTTCTATGAAtatgataaatttattagaaGAGATGGGTGGGGGGTTACAATTTAATGTTGATATTAgtaatgatataataaaatcattAGTTGTTATTAAAGgtggaaatatattatattcaccTGATAAATCAGTcgataaattaataaagagTGAGAGTGTCTTCATAAGTGAACAAAAGGACCATACAGAAGATTCATCTTCTACATATtcaaaaaacaaacaaacagtTAAGTACCCTAATGGAGCACGTTTAACAGATAAATTTATTGACTCAGATCTATTCTTCTATATATCTCTTATGTTCGTAATACTTATAACACTGCTAGCTGGAACAATATTTTCACAGTCAGATTTGcaccaattttttttatttactctGTCCATAATTGTTGGTTACTACTGTGTGTGGTCAATCACCCCATCCTTGCATACCCCACTGATGTCCGTTACGAACGCG ctTTCAGGAGTTATAATTATAGGGAGCATGATTGAGTATGGAAATGATTTCAAAAGCTTAAGTTCCATACTGTCAATGATAGCCACTTTTTTATCTGCTGTGAATTTGTCtg gtGGATTTTACATCACAAAAAGGATGCTCGATatgtttttcaaataa